In one window of Spirochaetaceae bacterium DNA:
- a CDS encoding NirD/YgiW/YdeI family stress tolerance protein, which yields MKKIILLSLFMFLIIGCALDNGPHQSTTVAQASVMREGSRVSLIGVIVHHIDDDYYLFSDRSGEIRVEIEARRWNGLQVVGTGDLIEIRGEVDRTFFGRLYIYVTGVSLVPLNENTGLLP from the coding sequence ATGAAAAAAATTATTTTGTTAAGTTTATTCATGTTTTTGATTATAGGTTGTGCCCTAGATAACGGCCCGCATCAAAGTACTACTGTAGCGCAAGCCAGCGTTATGCGTGAAGGCAGCCGCGTTAGCTTAATTGGCGTAATTGTTCATCATATAGATGATGATTATTACCTTTTTAGTGATAGAAGCGGTGAAATTAGGGTAGAAATTGAGGCACGCCGTTGGAATGGGTTGCAGGTAGTAGGAACAGGCGATTTAATAGAAATTAGGGGAGAAGTTGACCGTACTTTTTTTGGCCGCCTTTATATTTATGTAACCGGTGTTAGTTTAGTGCCTCTCAACGAAAATACCGGATTATTGCCGTAA